In the Larus michahellis chromosome 6, bLarMic1.1, whole genome shotgun sequence genome, one interval contains:
- the AHSG gene encoding alpha-2-HS-glycoprotein, with protein sequence MKALAALILLVQLPIHQAVPAAPPAPLGCDDPESEAAAEFAVNYINGHSHHGYKFALNRIDNIRVLSQGLNNDIIFLELDLLETTCHILSPTPLANCTVRSFTQHAVEGDCDVKLQKRDGKLSVLASKCHSHADSSEDVLQLCPDCPLLASLNNTDVLTTVTAALNDHNSKTADAYLRLLEIGRARIQYHPVHSVSVEFAVAATNCSAEEAKNNVDACQQLPDDQSNFGFCTATRVTRPSEDLRVDCQLYGHQPGVTYSQPGQDTSAGLVPSAAQGFTNHNLRLSHNNPVASESSSSEFPTSVLSAKSVAKRAVAEVAQHDKVPRPVGFVPPPPPPCPGKVRHFKI encoded by the exons ATGAAGGCATTGGCAGCTTTAATATTGCTTGTTCAGCTTCCAATTCACCAAGCCGTTCCAGCAGCTCCCCCTGCTCCCTTGGGCTGCGATGACCCAGaatctgaagcagcagctgaatttGCTGTGAATTATATTAATGGCCACAGTCACCACGGATACAAGTTTGCCTTAAACAGAATTGACAATATCCGCGTGCTATCCCAG gggcTGAATAATGACATAATATTTCTTGAACTCGACTTATTAGAGACCACGTGCCACATCCTCAGCCCTACGCCTCTTGCAAATTGCACAGTAAGGAGCTTCACACAACAC GCAGTTGAGGGTGACTGTGATGTCAAATTGCAGAAGCGGGATGGAAAGTTATCTGTACTCGCTAGTAAATGCCACTCACACGCAG ACTCCAGTGAAGAtgttctccagctctgccctgacTGCCCACTGCTGGCAAGCCTGAACAACACCGACGTATTAACTACGGTTACAGCTGCACTCAATGACCACAACAGCAAAACCGCCGATGCCTACCTCAGACTCCTTGAGATCGGGAGAGCCAGAATACAG TATCACCCAGTGCACAGTGTCTCCGTTGAGTTTGCTGTGGCTGCCACGAACTGCTCGGCAGAAGAAGCCAAGAATAATGTGGACGCCTGTCAGCAGCTGCCCGACGACCAGTCT AATTTTGGTTTCTGCACAGCAACAAGGGTAACACGCCCCTCAGAGGACCTCAGGGTGGACTGCCAGCTCTACGGACACCAG cctGGAGTCACCTACTCTCAACCAGGTCAAGATACATCAGCAGGTCTGGTGCCCAGTGCTGCACAAGGCTTCACAAACCATAATCTCAGGCTTTCTCACAATAACCCTGTTGCATCTGAATCCAGCTCTTCAGAATTTCCTACTTCCGTGCTCTCAGCAAAATCTGTAGCAAAGAGGGCAGTTGCAGAGGTTGCTCAGCACGACAAAGTACCTCGCCCAGTTGGCTTtgtgccgcctcctcctcctccgtgccCGGGGAAGGTTCGCCATTTCAAGATCTAG